The Globicephala melas chromosome X, mGloMel1.2, whole genome shotgun sequence genome window below encodes:
- the RPL36A gene encoding large ribosomal subunit protein eL42, protein MVVPTDSHEEARPETSYILPFPARPLSFRADSALANMVNVPKTRRTFCKKCGKHQPHKVTQYKKGKDSLYAQGKRRYDRKQSGYGGQTKPIFRKKAKTTKKIVLRLECVEPNCRSKRMLAIKRCKHFELGGDKKRKGQVIQF, encoded by the exons ATGGTCGTTCCCACCGACTCCCATGAGGAAGCGCGACCAGAAACCTCCTATATACTTCCGTTTCCGGCCAGGCCTCTCTCTTTCCGTGCCGATAGCGCTCTCGCAAATATG GTGAACGTTCCTAAAACCCGCCGGACTTTCTGTAAGAAGTGCGGCAAGCACCAACCCCACAAAGTGACACAGTACAAGAAGGGCAAGGATTCTCTGTATGCCCAGG GAAAGCGGCGTTATGACAGGAAGCAGAGTGGCTATGGTGGGCAGACTAAGCCGATTTTCCGGAAAAAG gctAAAACTACAAAGAAGATTGTGCTGAGGCTTGAATGTGTTGAGCCGAACTGCAGATCTAAGAGAATGCTGGCTATTAAGAGATGCAAGCATTTTGAGCTGGGAGGAGATAAGAAGAGAAAG GGCCAAGTGATCCAGTTTTGA
- the GLA gene encoding alpha-galactosidase A isoform X2, translating into MASDGWKDVGYEYLCIDDCWMAPERDSEGRLQADPKRFPGGIRRLANYVHSKGLKLGIYADVGNKTCAGFPGSFGYYDIDAKTFADWGVDLLKFDGCYCDSIKHLADGYKHMSLALNRTGRSIVYSCEWPLYMWPIFKPNYTEIREYCNHWRNFADVYDSWQSIRSILDWTTSNQESIVPVAGPGGWNDPDMLVIGNFGLSRDQQITQMALWAIMAAPLLMSNDLRHICLEAKALLQDKDVIAINQDPLGKQGYRLRKEDNFEVWERPLSNLAWAVAMVNLQEIGGPRSYTISVTSLGQGLACNPDCLITQLLPVKRKLGFYEWTSSLKTQVNPTGTVLLRLERAS; encoded by the exons ATGGCCTCAGATGGCTGGAAGGATGTAGGCTATGAGTACCTCTGCATTGATGACTGTTGGATGGCTCCCGAAAGAGATTCAGAAGGCAGACTTCAGGCAGACCCTAAACGCTTTCCTGGTGGGATCCGCCGCCTCGCTAATTAT gTCCATAGCAAAGGACTGAAGCTAGGGATTTATGCAGATGTTGGAAATAAAACCTGTGCAGGCTTCCCTGGGAGTTTTGGATACTATGACATTGATGCCAAGACCTTTGCTGACTGGGGAGTAGATCTGCTAAAATTTGACGGTTGTTACTGTGACAGTATAAAACATTTGGCAGATG GTTATAAGCACATGTCCTTGGCCCTGAACAGGACTGGCAGAAGCATTGTGTACTCCTGTGAGTGGCCCCTTTATATGTGGCCCATTTTTAAG CCCAATTACACAGAAATCCGAGAGTACTGCAATCACTGGAGAAATTTTGCTGATGTTTATGATTCTTGGCAAAGTATAAGGAGTATCTTGGACTGGACAACTTCTAACCAGGAGAGCATTGTTCCTGTCGCAGGACCAGGAGGTTGGAATGATCCAGATATG TTGGTGATTGGCAACTTTGGCCTCAGCCGGGATCAGCAAATAACTCAGATGGCCCTCTGGGCTATCATGGCAGCTCCATTACTCATGTCCAATGACCTCCGACACATCTGCCTTGAAGCCAAAGCCCTTCTTCAGGATAAGGATGTAATTGCCATCAACCAGGACCCCTTGGGCAAGCAGGGGTACCGGCTTAGAAAG GAGGACAACTTTGAGGTGTGGGAACGCCCTCTCTCTAACTTAGCCTGGGCTGTGGCTATGGTAAACCTGCAGGAGATTGGTGGACCTCGTTCTTACACCATCTCTGTTACTTCCCTGGGTCAAGGACTGGCCTGTAATCCTGACTGTCTGATCACGCAGCTCCTCCCTGTGAAGAGGAAGCTTGGGTTTTATGAATGGACTTCAAGTTTAAAAACTCAAGTAAATCCCACAGGTACTGTTTTGCTTAGGCTAGAAAGAGCAAGCTAG